A stretch of Desulfocurvus vexinensis DSM 17965 DNA encodes these proteins:
- a CDS encoding NFACT RNA binding domain-containing protein, whose translation MEANLFRCLAAALGPTLVGRRLEKLHSPAPGVWTLTLQAAGGAPYVLLRTGGAAGLLLACTHKPENPAEPSARCMWLRKRLTGRRLTAWTMDWPARLLALELSPGPGRWLVLGPGGEPDLADVLPPGFGVEPSWPDAAQVRDDREVWRAHPQITRDLRRLLAASPPGRDQAVLDAVRRGGCARFFAYLPQADDAAGGGGAAGAARPRLLAWRLPPQLRAGLAEHGFDDVLDAAGFFGQATLFPHLTALAEAAAHKRQDAALARARRALGALEADRARLEGLVARGAEAEALRAVLYQFDKHDKRPYLDAPQADGGTRRIALDRRLTLLENMERLFRLAAKGRRGLEFLTGREGQLRAELAAAERGELPPERRGGDDAPRKAERHAVRRPAGAVPGVARFRTSDGFVVLRGKSARANHDLRKLASPFDLWFHAAHGPGAHVILRREFPDQPVPETSLAEAAGLAALRSHAAGARAEVLCAQVRHVRAVSGGGPGKVTVDRLERTLAVDPDPDLEARLAEDGP comes from the coding sequence ATGGAAGCCAACCTGTTCCGCTGTCTCGCCGCCGCCCTGGGCCCCACGCTCGTGGGCCGGCGCCTCGAGAAGCTCCACAGCCCCGCCCCCGGCGTCTGGACCCTGACCCTCCAGGCCGCCGGGGGCGCGCCGTATGTGCTGCTGCGCACGGGCGGCGCCGCAGGGCTGCTGCTGGCCTGCACCCACAAGCCCGAGAACCCCGCCGAGCCCTCGGCGCGCTGCATGTGGCTGCGCAAGCGCCTCACGGGCCGCCGCCTGACGGCCTGGACCATGGACTGGCCCGCGCGGCTGCTGGCCCTGGAGCTGTCGCCCGGGCCGGGGCGCTGGCTGGTCCTCGGGCCGGGGGGCGAGCCGGACCTGGCCGACGTGCTGCCCCCGGGCTTCGGCGTCGAACCCTCCTGGCCGGACGCCGCCCAGGTGCGCGACGACCGCGAGGTCTGGCGTGCCCACCCGCAGATCACCCGCGACCTGCGCCGCCTGCTGGCGGCCTCGCCCCCGGGGCGCGACCAGGCCGTGCTGGACGCCGTGCGCCGGGGCGGCTGCGCGCGGTTTTTTGCCTACCTGCCCCAGGCGGACGACGCGGCGGGCGGGGGCGGCGCGGCTGGTGCGGCGCGGCCCCGGCTGCTGGCCTGGCGCCTGCCCCCACAGCTGCGCGCGGGGCTGGCGGAGCACGGGTTCGACGACGTGCTCGACGCCGCCGGGTTCTTCGGGCAGGCGACGCTGTTCCCGCACCTCACGGCCCTGGCCGAGGCCGCCGCGCACAAGCGCCAGGACGCGGCCCTGGCCCGCGCGCGCCGCGCCCTGGGCGCCCTGGAGGCCGACCGCGCGCGCCTGGAGGGTCTGGTGGCCCGCGGCGCCGAGGCCGAGGCCCTGCGCGCGGTGCTCTACCAATTTGACAAGCACGACAAACGCCCTTATCTGGACGCCCCCCAGGCCGACGGCGGCACCCGGCGCATCGCCCTGGACCGGCGGCTGACCCTGCTGGAGAACATGGAGCGCCTGTTCCGGCTGGCGGCCAAGGGGCGGCGGGGGCTGGAATTTCTGACCGGGCGCGAGGGGCAATTGCGCGCGGAGCTGGCCGCAGCAGAGCGCGGGGAGCTGCCCCCGGAGCGCAGGGGCGGCGACGACGCCCCCCGCAAGGCCGAGCGCCACGCCGTGCGCCGCCCCGCCGGGGCCGTGCCGGGGGTGGCGCGTTTTCGCACCAGCGACGGCTTCGTGGTCCTGCGCGGCAAGAGCGCGCGGGCCAACCACGACCTGCGCAAGCTGGCCAGCCCCTTCGACCTGTGGTTCCACGCGGCCCACGGGCCCGGGGCGCACGTCATCCTGCGCCGCGAGTTTCCCGACCAGCCCGTGCCCGAGACGAGCCTGGCCGAGGCCGCCGGGCTGGCGGCCCTGCGCAGCCATGCCGCCGGAGCCCGGGCCGAGGTGCTCTGCGCCCAGGTGCGCCATGTGCGCGCCGTTTCCGGCGGCGGGCCGGGCAAGGTCACGGTGGACCGCCTGGAGCGGACCCTGGCCGTGGACCCCGACCCGGACCTGGAGGCGCGGCTGGCCGAGGACGGGCCGTGA
- the dksA gene encoding RNA polymerase-binding protein DksA: MDAKDIEFFRKYLNQMLDEILRKGEETIEDMVESPEVYADPADRATAESDRSFTLRLRDRERKLIKKIQQTLHRIDDGSFGICEECGEDISVERLKARPVTTLCINCKSRQEEEEQVRGE; the protein is encoded by the coding sequence ATGGACGCAAAGGATATCGAATTCTTCCGCAAGTACCTGAATCAGATGCTCGATGAGATCCTGCGCAAGGGCGAGGAAACCATCGAGGATATGGTCGAGTCGCCCGAGGTCTACGCCGATCCCGCCGACCGCGCCACCGCCGAGTCCGACCGCTCCTTCACGCTGCGCCTGCGCGACCGCGAGCGCAAGCTGATCAAGAAGATCCAGCAGACCCTGCACCGCATCGACGACGGTTCCTTCGGCATCTGCGAGGAGTGCGGCGAGGACATCTCGGTGGAACGCCTCAAGGCCCGCCCGGTGACCACGCTGTGCATCAACTGCAAGAGCCGTCAGGAGGAGGAGGAGCAGGTGCGCGGCGAGTAG
- a CDS encoding Rossmann-like domain-containing protein has translation MDEDTAIRRRDQGAATQAALLRAVLDAALAEPDRPVLRAALGAAMAGVELGGPGAPRAGVASRIDADPGAGAPRVPESAHALAAWLATPPPLTPGAASLGLAAVNALLPVPPGATPGKGQDLLLALGRGARVVVVGHFPFVERLGGAFAALAVLELAPRPGDLPAARAAEVLPGADVVAITGTTLHNGTLGGLLALCRPGARVVLLGPSAPLAPALLGLGIDALAGAVARDPRAVLDGVARSLPMRRLEGMDAVVLARENFFGLSS, from the coding sequence ATGGACGAGGATACGGCAATCCGGCGGCGGGACCAGGGCGCCGCGACCCAGGCCGCGCTGCTGCGCGCCGTGCTGGACGCGGCCCTGGCCGAGCCCGACCGGCCCGTGCTGCGCGCGGCCCTGGGCGCGGCCATGGCTGGCGTGGAGCTGGGCGGCCCCGGCGCGCCCCGGGCGGGCGTGGCCTCGCGCATCGACGCCGACCCCGGCGCCGGGGCGCCCCGGGTTCCGGAGTCGGCCCACGCCCTGGCGGCCTGGCTGGCGACGCCCCCACCGCTGACGCCGGGGGCCGCGTCCCTCGGGCTGGCCGCCGTGAACGCCCTGCTGCCCGTGCCCCCTGGCGCCACGCCGGGCAAGGGCCAGGACCTGCTCCTGGCCCTGGGCCGGGGGGCCCGCGTGGTGGTGGTCGGCCATTTCCCCTTCGTGGAGCGCCTGGGCGGGGCCTTCGCGGCCCTTGCCGTGCTGGAGCTGGCCCCGCGCCCGGGCGACCTGCCTGCGGCGCGCGCCGCCGAGGTGCTGCCCGGGGCGGACGTGGTGGCCATCACCGGCACCACCCTGCACAACGGCACCCTGGGCGGGCTGCTCGCCCTGTGCCGCCCCGGGGCGCGGGTGGTGCTGCTGGGCCCAAGCGCCCCCCTGGCCCCGGCCCTGCTGGGCCTGGGCATCGACGCCCTGGCCGGGGCCGTGGCCCGCGACCCGCGCGCCGTGCTGGACGGCGTGGCCCGCAGCCTGCCCATGCGCCGCCTGGAGGGCATGGACGCCGTGGTCCTGGCCCGGGAGAATTTTTTTGGCCTTTCGAGTTGA
- a CDS encoding class I SAM-dependent methyltransferase: MQTTEPISLDAPLDELLDYAGRRFQVAFEPVSAAGRTLEVLQITNMTEYVERIAEAAAPGQGVELPFWAKVWPASMVLAHLAASLPAPPDAELLEIGAGVGVCGLFAAAAGLRVTITDINHDALVFARINVLHNGLADRTRVQRADFSADRLGRRFDIIVGAEVLYIEALHRGLVKFLAAHLHPRPGAQALLARSYERRAMRFFKLAEEDFTMSNKTVGCKATDGDGDPERHLCDIVRLVPRKVVPR; encoded by the coding sequence GTGCAGACCACTGAGCCCATCTCCCTGGACGCGCCCCTGGACGAACTGCTGGACTACGCCGGACGGCGCTTCCAGGTGGCCTTCGAACCGGTGAGCGCGGCGGGCAGGACCCTGGAGGTCCTGCAGATCACCAACATGACCGAGTACGTGGAGCGCATCGCCGAGGCCGCAGCCCCCGGCCAGGGCGTGGAGCTGCCCTTCTGGGCCAAGGTCTGGCCCGCGTCCATGGTCCTGGCGCACCTGGCGGCCTCGCTGCCCGCCCCGCCCGACGCCGAGCTGCTGGAGATCGGGGCCGGGGTGGGCGTGTGCGGGCTGTTCGCCGCCGCTGCCGGGTTGCGCGTCACCATCACCGACATCAACCACGACGCCCTGGTGTTCGCGCGCATCAACGTGCTGCATAACGGGCTGGCCGACCGCACCCGGGTGCAGCGGGCCGACTTTTCCGCGGACCGCCTGGGGCGGCGCTTCGACATCATCGTCGGCGCCGAGGTGCTCTACATCGAGGCGCTGCACCGGGGGCTGGTCAAGTTCCTCGCCGCCCACCTGCACCCCCGCCCGGGGGCCCAGGCCCTGCTGGCCCGCAGCTACGAGCGCCGGGCCATGCGCTTCTTCAAGCTGGCCGAGGAAGACTTCACCATGAGCAACAAGACCGTGGGCTGCAAGGCGACGGACGGCGACGGCGACCCCGAGCGCCACCTGTGCGACATCGTGCGCCTCGTGCCCCGCAAGGTGGTGCCCCGATGA
- a CDS encoding YcaO-like family protein gives MITLTHCEKTYDKDQDKAVAPEVTVARVREALGRHGDAILAETRRIDTGRLGIPVFLSVTGAGARRVMPTRKQMGKGASPIQAEASALMELAERFSYFTFWDRREGFTQATWSEAQALWPGRVMPLAEVLRATGDDLDEADAIRVLDLHRWAFFPATNISAGREEYVPLDLFKKLNEFNGSSAGNTPEESIFQGAAELVERHVCAVTDRARPEMPTIDPASCTDPVLAGLVERFTANGIRLWLKDMTLGMPVPTVAALAYDPATFPATSEIVYTAGTASSPEKAAIRALTEIAQLAGDFETGANYEASGLPKYTEPGQFAWLTRGPLVPLSSLPSVAERDILRELKALTRGLDCLGFTLYSVPTTCAELGQPAHYNFVPGFQFRERTPRASLGMFVGRVLAEEAPHAEAAAGLDALERIYPGAHFLPLHRALLTLRGGDAEAAAPLFARAEPLQDNDEDRALAAFYQAYALTRGGGFVDALPHLDRAVALCPEVKEYFNLRGVARFKAKDFEGAAQDFRAALNLDSGSAMDLANLGLCLKFLGQRQEAIHCLGSALELDPSLDFARTHLEEILGA, from the coding sequence ATGATCACGCTGACCCATTGCGAGAAGACCTACGACAAGGACCAGGACAAGGCCGTGGCCCCGGAGGTCACGGTGGCGCGCGTGCGCGAAGCCCTGGGCCGCCACGGCGACGCCATCCTGGCCGAGACCCGGCGCATCGACACCGGGCGCCTGGGCATCCCGGTGTTCTTGTCCGTCACCGGGGCCGGGGCGCGCCGGGTCATGCCCACGCGCAAGCAGATGGGCAAGGGCGCCTCGCCCATCCAGGCCGAGGCTTCGGCGCTGATGGAGCTGGCCGAGCGCTTCAGCTACTTCACCTTCTGGGACCGGCGCGAGGGCTTCACCCAGGCCACCTGGTCCGAGGCCCAGGCCCTGTGGCCGGGGCGGGTCATGCCCCTGGCCGAGGTGCTGCGCGCCACGGGCGACGACCTGGACGAGGCCGACGCCATCCGCGTGCTCGACCTGCACCGCTGGGCCTTCTTCCCGGCGACGAACATCAGCGCCGGGCGCGAAGAGTACGTGCCCCTGGACCTGTTCAAGAAACTCAACGAATTCAACGGCTCAAGCGCCGGAAACACCCCCGAGGAATCCATCTTCCAAGGCGCGGCGGAGCTGGTGGAACGCCATGTGTGCGCCGTGACCGACCGCGCCCGGCCCGAAATGCCGACCATCGACCCGGCCTCGTGCACGGACCCCGTGCTGGCCGGGCTCGTCGAGCGCTTCACGGCCAACGGCATCCGCCTGTGGCTCAAGGACATGACCCTGGGCATGCCCGTGCCCACCGTGGCGGCCCTGGCCTACGACCCCGCGACCTTCCCGGCCACGAGCGAAATCGTCTACACCGCCGGGACGGCCTCCTCGCCGGAAAAGGCGGCCATCCGGGCCCTGACGGAAATCGCCCAGCTCGCCGGGGACTTCGAGACCGGCGCCAACTACGAGGCCTCGGGCCTGCCCAAGTACACCGAGCCCGGGCAGTTCGCCTGGCTGACCCGCGGGCCGCTGGTGCCCCTGTCCAGCCTGCCCTCGGTGGCCGAGCGCGACATCCTGCGCGAACTCAAGGCCCTGACCCGGGGGCTGGACTGCCTGGGGTTCACGCTCTACAGCGTGCCCACGACCTGCGCCGAGCTGGGCCAGCCCGCGCATTACAACTTCGTGCCGGGCTTCCAGTTCCGCGAGCGGACCCCGCGCGCCAGCCTGGGCATGTTCGTGGGCCGCGTGCTGGCCGAAGAGGCGCCCCACGCCGAGGCCGCCGCCGGGCTGGACGCCCTGGAGCGCATCTACCCCGGGGCGCATTTCCTGCCCCTGCACCGCGCCCTGCTGACCCTGCGCGGCGGGGACGCCGAGGCCGCCGCCCCGCTCTTCGCCCGGGCCGAACCCCTGCAGGACAACGACGAGGACCGCGCCCTGGCCGCCTTCTACCAGGCCTACGCCCTGACGCGCGGCGGCGGCTTCGTGGACGCCCTGCCGCATCTGGACCGGGCCGTGGCCCTGTGCCCCGAGGTCAAGGAGTACTTCAACCTGCGCGGGGTGGCCCGCTTCAAGGCCAAGGACTTCGAGGGCGCCGCCCAGGACTTCCGCGCCGCCCTGAACCTGGACAGCGGCTCGGCCATGGACCTGGCCAACCTGGGCCTGTGCCTGAAATTCCTGGGCCAGCGCCAGGAAGCCATACACTGCCTGGGCAGCGCCCTGGAACTGGACCCGTCCCTGGACTTCGCACGCACCCATCTCGAGGAGATCCTGGGTGCCTAA
- a CDS encoding TusE/DsrC/DsvC family sulfur relay protein: protein MATVEFKGKSFDIDEDGFLQKFEDWNPEWVEYVKESEGIKELTDEHNKVIEFLQDYYKKNGIAPMVRILSKVTGFKLKHIYELFPSGPGKGACKMAGLPKPTGCV, encoded by the coding sequence ATGGCCACTGTCGAATTCAAGGGCAAATCTTTCGACATCGACGAAGACGGTTTCCTTCAGAAGTTCGAGGACTGGAACCCCGAGTGGGTGGAGTACGTGAAGGAGTCCGAGGGCATCAAGGAGCTGACCGACGAGCACAACAAGGTCATCGAGTTCCTGCAGGACTACTACAAGAAGAACGGCATCGCCCCGATGGTGCGCATCCTCTCCAAGGTGACCGGCTTCAAGCTGAAGCACATCTACGAGCTGTTCCCCTCCGGCCCCGGCAAGGGCGCCTGCAAAATGGCCGGCCTGCCCAAGCCCACCGGCTGCGTGTAA
- a CDS encoding DUF2325 domain-containing protein: MQQKNIWELEDFQCPVIGTCLTMGDLRTGARQLGMRFHPGASDFDIHCWFVSQAKCPGKAARWLQKLLNKKHRRSLALFRKCTDDDALLALWREHSGAGDIPGPFWAVMSHPGASPGLISEVFGEVHMLSHLLGAANRADLRRLDELERRNQLLAEALEERKTRLREAAAVWKARNRRLERDLEDERRRRAEAEGERVSLRQALETTAVAALRTERDALAGHLDATRRRQDEAERTVLRQAAQIEDLLRELRQARGALAERDNTIAALENVLAAQMPDALPGPDACPRGCDGACGQGCGLGCGKLRGKCVLYVGGRCNLMAHYKALASRYGCELLHHDGGLEQSPGHLHQLLARADAVVCPLDCVSHEATTLVKRACKGFMKPLLLAGSSGIGGLARCLDELERAVQ; this comes from the coding sequence ATGCAGCAGAAAAACATCTGGGAACTCGAAGACTTCCAATGCCCGGTCATCGGCACCTGCCTGACCATGGGCGACCTGCGCACCGGGGCCCGGCAACTGGGCATGCGCTTCCACCCCGGGGCCAGCGATTTCGACATCCACTGCTGGTTCGTCAGCCAGGCCAAGTGCCCCGGCAAGGCCGCCCGCTGGCTCCAGAAACTGCTCAACAAGAAACACCGCCGCAGCCTGGCGCTGTTCCGCAAATGCACGGACGACGACGCCCTGCTGGCCCTGTGGCGCGAGCACTCGGGCGCGGGCGACATCCCCGGGCCCTTCTGGGCGGTGATGAGCCACCCCGGGGCCTCCCCGGGGCTGATCTCCGAAGTTTTCGGCGAGGTGCACATGCTCTCGCACCTGCTGGGCGCCGCCAACCGCGCGGACCTGCGCCGCCTGGACGAGCTGGAACGGCGCAACCAGCTCCTGGCCGAGGCCCTGGAGGAACGCAAGACCCGCCTGCGCGAGGCCGCCGCCGTCTGGAAGGCGCGCAACCGCAGGCTGGAGCGCGACCTGGAGGACGAACGCCGCCGCCGCGCCGAGGCCGAGGGTGAGCGCGTGAGCCTGCGCCAGGCCCTGGAAACCACCGCCGTGGCCGCCCTGCGCACCGAGCGCGACGCCCTGGCCGGGCACCTGGACGCCACCCGCCGCAGGCAGGACGAGGCCGAGCGCACCGTGCTGCGCCAGGCCGCGCAGATCGAGGACCTGCTGCGCGAGCTGCGCCAGGCCCGCGGCGCCCTGGCCGAGCGCGACAACACCATCGCCGCCCTGGAAAACGTGCTGGCCGCCCAGATGCCCGACGCCCTGCCCGGTCCGGACGCCTGCCCCCGGGGCTGCGACGGCGCCTGCGGCCAGGGCTGCGGCCTGGGCTGCGGCAAGCTGCGCGGCAAGTGCGTGCTCTACGTGGGCGGGCGCTGCAACCTCATGGCCCACTACAAGGCCCTGGCCAGCCGCTACGGCTGCGAACTGCTGCACCACGACGGCGGCCTGGAACAGTCGCCCGGGCACCTGCACCAGCTCCTGGCCCGGGCCGACGCCGTGGTCTGCCCCCTGGACTGCGTGAGCCACGAGGCCACCACCCTGGTCAAGCGCGCCTGCAAGGGCTTCATGAAACCGCTGCTGCTGGCTGGCTCCTCGGGCATCGGCGGCCTGGCGCGCTGCCTGGACGAGCTGGAGCGCGCGGTGCAATAA